Below is a genomic region from Desulfobacter sp..
AAAAAGCTGTATCCGGACATCGACATCAAAGGGATTTACGAAGAAGACTTTCAGGACCCCTAAACCAAAAAACCGGCATCCCGGGCGGCCTGGCTGACGCCGCCATGATTATTTGATCCCACCAAGGGGAACTTTTTGTTCATGTTCTCCGGGCCATTATCCACCAAAAACCCCCTTCCCGACCATTCAAGAAGATCTTGATCATTATAGTCGTTTCCCACGGGAATCACCTTTTTTCGACAGATTCCCAGTCGGGTGGCAAGCCACTGGGCGGCCCGGCTTTTGGATACATTTTTATGAAAGACCTCCACCCATGCCGACTTGTGATCCAGAGGAGAGGTGGCATGGATAACGCTGAACCCGGACAGATCCGATTGAAATTTTTCAATTCTTTCCCGGGCTGCTCCTTCCGGCAAAATGGCCAGCACTTGGGTGGCATGATCAAAAAGGTCTGTTTTTTCCTCAAGGGGGCTGCCCAATGAGGGGTATAATTGAATTCTGTGAAAAAAATCCGGATTGGAACTTCCATGGGATTTGAACAAATAAGAAGCGGTATCAGGAATGGCCTTGTGCACCATATAGTCCAATTCAAGCCCGTCAAAATAAGTTATGATTTTTCTGACCTCCTGACTCTGGATGGCATGGGAAAGAATCAGGCGGTCCTGGTTCAGGTCATGAATCCCGGCACCGGTTGAAAAGATCAGATAATCCACGTCCTGGTCGGCCGGGGAAAGGCCCATCTGATCCAGGGCCCTTTGAAAGGAAAAAAAACTGCGGCCCGTTGGAATAACATTGATAATATTTTCAGCCCTAAGCCTTGCCAGGGTGGAAAGGTCGCCTGGATCTATTTTCTTTTCATCGGTGAGCAGGATACCGTCAAAATCCATTATAAACATCTGGGAGGCCGCAGCACAAGCGCCCAGAGTATCAGGTGCCAGGTTCATTCAACACATCCTTAACGATCTGGATGAGCATATCCATGTTAAATGGTTTTAACAATATTTTGGACACCCCTTTGATTTTTTCAATTTCAGGGGCAAGCCGCACACCTGTACAGAGAATTGCAGGCAAATCTTTCCTTAAATCGTGAATTTTTGCCACCAGTTGGTCTCCGGTCATTCCGGGCATGGTATAATCGGAAATCAGCAGGTCATACCGGTTTGGATCCTTTTCAAACAAGGCCAGGGCAGCCAGAGGATCGGTAAGGGTATCCACCTCATATCCATAATCTTCAAGCATTTCCTTGC
It encodes:
- a CDS encoding HAD-IIB family hydrolase, which codes for MFIMDFDGILLTDEKKIDPGDLSTLARLRAENIINVIPTGRSFFSFQRALDQMGLSPADQDVDYLIFSTGAGIHDLNQDRLILSHAIQSQEVRKIITYFDGLELDYMVHKAIPDTASYLFKSHGSSNPDFFHRIQLYPSLGSPLEEKTDLFDHATQVLAILPEGAARERIEKFQSDLSGFSVIHATSPLDHKSAWVEVFHKNVSKSRAAQWLATRLGICRKKVIPVGNDYNDQDLLEWSGRGFLVDNGPENMNKKFPLVGSNNHGGVSQAARDAGFLV
- a CDS encoding response regulator, with protein sequence MGQETILFVDDEKYLAEVGKEMLEDYGYEVDTLTDPLAALALFEKDPNRYDLLISDYTMPGMTGDQLVAKIHDLRKDLPAILCTGVRLAPEIEKIKGVSKILLKPFNMDMLIQIVKDVLNEPGT